The Brachionichthys hirsutus isolate HB-005 chromosome 1, CSIRO-AGI_Bhir_v1, whole genome shotgun sequence genome has a window encoding:
- the tcf25 gene encoding ribosome quality control complex subunit TCF25: MSTRALRRLRGKQRGQEALRSGDLTFCDVPEEDQDTANASIQTKTSQKAKRDRAKKDVTNIYELMVDAERISSDEETENVDVNKASSVESNNGDIEKPDQKQDEGTQKKCGDRVKKKKKKKKKTKVTSEDGEEVAPDDNIDLILENLEKSNGLSLQSEDCGGSDRKSALHVEHRNLNPETELKRYFGARAVQGDQRPRQRNRPFHRSTWMTSVKDSWPRYSRPGISMTLLQSQDGAQYFTFEHNRDYQQVQFKFLEAVKSMDPNNIVVLLRLNPYHIDSLLQLSDVGRIQEDQELARDLIEMALYSFECSFHPLFSLTSGTSRLDYLRPENRAFYLALFKHMMFLEKRGCPRTALEYCKLILSLEPESDPLCMLLLIDFLMLRSREYQALVQLYQEWEEHRNLSQLPNFAYSTALCHFHLSQQEDMGPEENDKQRHKADQTLQNALIMFPGVLMPLLDLCTVQPDASVTTHDFFGPRSQTGQPPALAELTALYAGRTFTLWKEAAVMLWLEESVKEVLHRVDAKDLLVEDCQNKRKQRYQSAPRNIHRHVLLSEIKEAISSLPFEVTSQPLMGFDPLPPLDSVVSYFQPERHVGATSESTLSLFFRSLLPNFNLQDGPMQEEDVEVARAGQELNQEVNRLMVAMRDMLANIRFQEPPREDDPDRDEEEWD; this comes from the exons ATGGTTGATGCAGAAAGGATTTCCTCTGATGAAGAGACAGAGAATGTGGATGTGAATAAAGCTAGCAGCGTGGAAAGTAACAACGGAGACATCGAGAAACCAGATCAGAAGCAAGATGAAGGGACACAGAAAAAG tgTGGAGATAgagttaaaaagaagaagaaaaagaagaagaagacaaaagtCACTTCAGAAGATGGAGAG GAAGTTGCACCAGATGATAACATTGATTTAATACTGGAGAACCTTGAGAAATCCAATGGTCTGAGTTTGCAAAGTGAAGATTGTGGAGGCTCTGACCGAAAATCGGCCCTCCACGTGGAGCACAG GAATCTTAACCCAGAGACGGAGCTGAAAAGATATTTTGGGGCACGGGCTGTTCAAGGGGATCAGAG ACCCCGACAGAGAAACAGACCGTTTCACCGTAGCACCTGGATGACCAGCGTTAAGGACAGCTGGCCTCGTTACAGCCGCCCAG GAATCTCAATGACTTTATTGCAGTCGCAGGATGGTGCTCAGTACTTCACCTTTGAGCACAACCGTGACTACCAGCAAGTACAGTTCAAGTTCCTCGAGGCTGTCAAGTCTATGGACCCCAACAACATTGTG gtcctTCTTCGGCTTAACCCTTACCACATCGATTCCCTGCTGCAGCTATCTGATGTGGGTCGCATACAGGAGGATCAAGAGTTGGCCAGAGACCTCATTG AGATGGCCTTGTACAGCTTTGAGTGTTCTTTTCACCCTTTATTCAGTCTGACCTCGGGTACCAGCAGACTCGATTATCTGAGGCCAGAGAACAG GGCCTTTTATCTGGCGCTTTTTAAGCACATGATGTTTCTAGAGAAGAGAGGATGCCCTCGGACGGCTCTGGAGTACTGCAAACTCATCTTGAG TTTGGAGCCCGAATCTGACCCACTTTGCATGCTGCTGcttattgatttcctgatgCTACGCTCCAGAGAGTACCAGGCTCTTGTGCAGTTATATCAGGAGTGGGAg GAGCACAGGAATCTGTCCCAGCTGCCAAACTTTGCGTATTCCACTGCGCTTTGCCATTTCCATCTCAGCCAGCAGGAAGATATGGGTCCAGAGGAAAATGACAAGCAGAGACACAAAGCTGACCAAACGCTGCAGAATGCTCTCATAATGTTCCCTGGAG TCCTAATGCCCTTACTGGATCTGTGTACTGTGCAACCGGATGCCTCGGTCACCACACACGACTTCTTTGGGCCAAGGAGTCAGACAGG GCAACCCCCAGCCCTGGCTGAACTGACTGCTCTGTATGCGGGGAGGACTTTTACCTTATGGAAGGAGGCAGCAGTAATGCTATGGCTAGAAGAGTCTGTGAAAGAGGTGCTACATCGAGTTGATGCCAAAGACCTCCTCGTAGAGGACTGCCAAAACAA GAGAAAGCAGAGATACCAGAGTGCACCGAGAAACATCCATCGCCATGTCCTCCTCTCAGAGATCAAAGAAGCCATCTCAAGTCTACCTTTT GAGGTGACGAGTCAGCCATTGATGGGCTTTGACCCCCTTCCACCACTGGACTCGGTAGTATCTTATTTCCAGCCAGAAAG gCACGTTGGTGCAACCAGTGAGAGTACGTTGTCGCtcttcttccggtctttgcTGCCAAACTTCAACCTTCAG GATGGTCcgatgcaggaggaggacgtggaAGTGGCTCGAGCCGGTCAGGAACTCAACCAGGAAGTGAATCGTCTTATGGTGGCCATGAGGGACATGCTGGCAAACATCAGGTTTCAAGAGCCGCCGAGAGAAGACGACCCCGACAGAGATGAGGAGGAATGGGACTGA
- the mc1r gene encoding melanocyte-stimulating hormone receptor, with amino-acid sequence MSNRSFPALLHPDADMYFDFMDYNETNFTAEGNGVGCFQIHTPPELFLALGLISLVENVLVIVAICKNRALHSPMYSFICCLAVSDTLVGLSNVVETVCMLLNDHAWMNIPPYALRHLDNVVDALICSSVVSSLSFLCTIAADRYITVFYALRYRSIMTTRRAAAIIAAVWLGSVVSSILFIVYHTDVAVIVCLVTFFCVILVSNAALYVHMFLTAHLHSRRITSFDKNRRHSTNTKGAITLTILLGVFTLCWGPFFLHLILIVVCPTERFCNCYFRNFNVFLILIICNSLIDPLIYACRSPELRKTLLEMLRCCWRIRI; translated from the coding sequence atgagcAACAGGTCCTTTCCCGCCCTCCTGCACCCGGACGCGGACATGTATTTTGATTTTATGGATTATAACGAAACGAACTTCACCGCTGAGGGGAACGGGGTGGGCTGCTTCCAGATCCACACCCCGCCGGAGCTCTTCCTCGCCCTCGGACTCATCAGTTTGGTCGAGAACGTCCTGGTGATTGTGGCCATCTGTAAGAACCGCGCACTGCACTCGCCCATGTactccttcatctgctgcctggcCGTGTCCGACACGCTGGTCGGCCTCAGCAACGTGGTGGAGACCGTCTGCATGCTCCTCAACGACCACGCGTGGATGAACATCCCGCCCTACGCGCTGCGCCACCTGGATAACGTCGTGGACGCGTTGATCTGCAGCTCCGTGGTGTCGTCTCTTTCTTTTCTGTGCACCATCGCCGCGGATCGCTACATCACGGTGTTTTACGCGCTGCGCTACCGCAGCATCATGACGACGCGGCGCGCCGCCGCTATTATCGCCGCCGTGTGGCTGGGCAGCGTCGTCTCCAGCATCCTCTTCATCGTTTACCACACCGACGTGGCCGTCATCGTTTGCCTGGTGACGTTCTTCTGCGTCATCCTGGTGTCTAACGCCGCGCTGTACGTGCACATGTTCCTCACGGCGCACCTGCATTCCCGGCGCATCACGTCCTTCGACAAAAACAGGCGCCATTCTACGAACACGAAGGGAGCGATCACCCTCACCATCCTGCTCGGGGTGTTCACGCTGTGCTGGGGGCCATTCTTCCTCCACCTCATCCTCATCGTCGTCTGTCCCACCGAACGCTTCTGCAACTGCTACTTCAGAAACTTTAACGTTTTCCTCATTCTCATCATCTGCAACTCTCTCATCGATCCGCTCATCTACGCCTGCCGGAGCCCGGAGCTGCGTAAAACTCTGCTGGAGATGCTCCGGTGTTGTTGGCGGATCCGAATATGA
- the def8 gene encoding differentially expressed in FDCP 8 homolog yields the protein MAYDERLALFRQTRLNPFDRGEDDDGPRGGKMPPQQEERSELFSGTRTHDSDRAMDLGLAEDHFSRPMGLLVASDIEQLKLAIEECKKLILELPEHSERQKDTVVKLIHLRLKLQELKDPEEDEPNLRIVLEHRFSKEKSKSVKQTCDKCSTIIWGLIQTWYTCTGCYYRCHSKCMNTITKPCVRSKVSHQSEYELSICPEIGLDRQDYRCAECRTPVSLRGVPTEARQCDYTGQYYCSTCHWNDAAIVPARVIHNWEFEPRKVCRSSLRYLALMMSRPVLKLKEINPLLFNFVEELVEIRLHDRQHFVENDDMYSLQDLIDISSGRLSCSLAEIHATFAKHIKLDCERCQAKGFVCELCKEGDILFPFDSHTSVCHECSAVFHRDCYYDNSTTCPRCARMTERKQDDDDDDVKDA from the exons ATGGCGTACGATGAAAGACTCGCACTCTTTCGCCAAACCCGCCTCAATCCTTTTGATCGTGGAGAGGATGACGATGGCCCACGGGGAGGGAAGATGCCCCCGCAGCAAG aaGAAAGATCTGAACTCTTCTCTGGGACCAGGACTCACGACTCAGACCGGGCCATGGACCTCGGTTTAGCCGAGGACCACTTCTCCAGGCCTATG GGCTTGCTTGTGGCGTCGGACATCGAACAGCTGAAACTGGCCATAGAGGAGTGTAAAAAGCTGATCTTGGAGCTGCCAGAACATTCGGAGCGCCAGAAGGACACGGTGGTGAAACTTATCCACCTTCGCCTCAAACTTCAGGAACTCAAG GACCCTGAGGAAGACGAGCCGAATCTGAGGATCGTACTGGAGCACCGCTTCTCCAAGGAGAAGAGCAAAAGTGTTAAACAGACCTGTGACAAGTGCAGCACCATCATCTGGGGCCTCATCCAGACTTGGTATACCTGCACAG GTTGCTATTATCGTTGCCATAGTAAGTGTATGAACACGATCACCAAGCCCTGTGTCAGGTCGAAGGTCAGCCACCAGTCTGAGTACGAGCTCAGCATCTGCCCCGAGATCGGACTGGACCGGCAAGACTACCGTTGCGCAGAGTGTCGCACGCCTGTTTCCCTGA GGGGGGTGCCGACTGAAGCCAGACAGTGCGACTACACCGGCCAATATTACTGCAGCACCTGCCACTGGAATGACGCTGCTATCGTCCCGGCTCGGGTCATCCACAACTGGGAGTTTGAGCCACGCAAG GTTTGTCGCTCTTCGTTGCGCTACCTGGCTCTGATGATGTCGCGGCCCGTGCTGAAGCTGAAAGAAATCAATCCGCTGCTGTTCAACTTCGTGGAGGAACTGGTTGAGATCAGG cttcacgACCGGCAGCATTTCGTGGAGAACGATGACATGTATTCACTCCAGGATCTGATTGACATCTCCAGCGGTCGACTCAGCTGCTCGCTCGCTGAGATCCACGCCACATTTGCTAAGCACATTAAACTAGACTGTGAG CGCTGCCAGGCCAAAGGATTTGTGTGCGAGCTTTGTAAGGAAGGAGACATCCTGTTCCCTTTTGACAGTCACACCTCAGTCTGCCACGAGTGTTCTGCTGTCTTCCACAG AGATTGTTACTATGACAACTCCACGACTTGTCCTCGATGTGCCCGAATGACTGAGCGCAAgcaggacgacgacgacgacgacgtgAAGGATGCCTGA
- the dbndd1 gene encoding dysbindin domain-containing protein 1 yields the protein MESQGGAGSPEPNKDIQKPLKPSSSGDLSKGLFQHNSGGEEEDNGPPGHTASLLQISERRQPLSSVSSLEVHFDLLDLTELTDMSDQELAEVFVDSDEENHNESPAGSYQPVLPRGGYMRSPSWTRCSKAEPPRERKHHSDSDTPDPVTKLERPTQP from the exons ATGGAGTCACAGGGAGGGGCAGGGAGCCCAG AGCCCAATAAAGACATCCAGAAGCCGCTGAAGCCCTCCAGTTCAGGCGATCTATCCAAGGGGTTGTTCCAGCACAATTctgggggggaggaagaggacaacGGCCCACCGGGGCACACTGCCAGCCTGTTGCAAATCTCTGAAAGGAGGC AGCCGCTGAGCAGCGTGTCTTCTCTGGAGGTGCACTTTGACCTCCTGGATCTGACTGAGCTGACTGACATGTCAGACCAGGAGCTGGCCGAGGTTTTTGTCGACTCCGACGAGGAGAACCACAACGAGTCCCCAGCAG GTTCTTACCAGCCCGTGCTGCCCCGAGGAGGGTACATGCGCTCTCCCTCATGGACACGCTGCAGCAAAGCTGAGCCCCCCCGAGAGAGGAAGCACCACAGTGACTCGGACACCCCGGATCCTGTAACGAAGCTGGAGAGACCGACGCAGCCGTGA
- the mthfsd gene encoding methenyltetrahydrofolate synthase domain-containing protein isoform X3 encodes MEPVITINPGASKQDVRQRVWDYVEEKNLANFPRPVHDRIPNFKAAFTACGRLSELQAFTQTSEVKVDPDKPLEGARLAVLEAQKTLLVPTPRLRTGLFNKIVPPQGAKKEELRICSSAQGVKDFSVPVGLDAKVKVDLVVVGSVAVSEKGLRIGKGEGYADMEYGMMASMGAVNDSTVVVSIVHDCQVVHIPEELKESHDLTVDYILTPTRVIKTDCGHPKPQGITWTKLDSEKLEKIPILKKLRDLEEQAGKDVTLGATPAAAEAGLPTDQPRMQTRRRPRQRAQQDPEGGSKLEKRLPSERKARQPPDRVRKESGGATGDEIEEKREREKVRRGGNAKEAGSEVASPRKLPLTVTTVYLGGIPAGLRVSELKTALREREATPLRLTWQGAQHRAFLDYSDPQAADQALEALQDLSVNGHSLRAEMAKSQQGGI; translated from the exons ATGGAGCCTGTTATAACTATAAATCCCG GAGCGTCGAAGCAGGACGTCCGTCAGAGAGTTTGGGACTACGTGGAGGAAAAGAACCTGGCGAACTTCCCCAGGCCTGTTCACGACAGGATCCCGAATTTCAaggcag CCTTCACGGCCTGTGGTCGGCTGTCTGAGCTGCAGGCGTTCACCCAGACATCTGAGGTGAAAGTGGATCCTGATAAACCTCTGGAGGGGGCCCGGCTGGCAGTGCTAGAG GCGCAGAAAACATTATTGGTTCCAACTCCTCGTCTTCGCACCGGCCTTTTCAATAAAATAGTTCCTCCCCAGGGAGCCAAGAAAGAGGAGCTCCGCATCTGTTCCTCCGCTCAG GGTGTGAAAGACTTCAGTGTGCCCGTCGGCCTCGATGCGAAGGTGAAGGTCGACCTGGTGGTGGTTGGCTCTGTGGCGGTGTCGGAGAAAG GTTTGCGTATAGGAAAAGGAGAGGGCTACGCTGACATGGAGTACGGCATGATGGCATCGATGGGAGCTGTGAATGACTCTACCGTGGTGGTTTCTATTGTGCACGACTGTCAG gtgGTCCACATTCCAGAGGAGTTAAAAGAGAGTCATGACCTGACTGTGGACTACATCCTGACGCCCACTAGAGTTATTAAAACAGATTGCGGGCACCCGAAACCACAGGGAATCACCTGGACAAAG CTGGACTCAGAAAAACTGGAGAAGATCCCCATCCTGAAGAAGCTCCGTGATCTGGAGGAGCAGGCCGGAAAGGATGTAACACTGGGGGCGAcgcctgctgcagcagaggccGGCCTCCCGACTGATCAACCCAGAATGCAAACCAGGCGGAGGCCGAGGCAGAGAGCACAGCAGGATCCTGAGGGGGGGTCCAAACTGGAGAAGAGATTACCTTCAGAACGTAAAGCCAGACAGCCCCCGGATAGAGTCAGGAAAGAAAGCGGGGGAGCTACAGGAGACGAAatagaagaaaagagagagagagaaaaggtgagACGAGGAGGGAACGCAAAGGAAGCTGGAAGTGAAGTCGCGTCTCCACGTAAGCTCCCTCTGACTGTGACCACGGTTTACCTGGGGGGCATCCCTGCTGGGCTGCGTGTAAGCGAGCTGAAAACCGCCCTCAGAGAGCGGGAGGCCACCCCGCTCAGGCTCACCTGGCAGGGGGCTCAGCACCGGGCCTTCCTGGACTACAGCGACCCTCAGGCTGCAGATCAGGCTCTGGAGGCTCTGCAGGATCTCAGCGTGAACGGCCACAGCCTGCGGGCTGAGATGGCCAAGAGCCAGCAAGGAG GAATTTGA
- the mthfsd gene encoding methenyltetrahydrofolate synthase domain-containing protein isoform X2: MEPVITINPGASKQDVRQRVWDYVEEKNLANFPRPVHDRIPNFKAAFTACGRLSELQAFTQTSEVKVDPDKPLEGARLAVLEAQKTLLVPTPRLRTGLFNKIVPPQGAKKEELRICSSAQGVKDFSVPVGLDAKVKVDLVVVGSVAVSEKGLRIGKGEGYADMEYGMMASMGAVNDSTVVVSIVHDCQVVHIPEELKESHDLTVDYILTPTRVIKTDCGHPKPQGITWTKLDSEKLEKIPILKKLRDLEEQAGKDVTLGATPAAAEAGLPTDQPRMQTRRRPRQRAQQDPEGGSKLEKRLPSERKARQPPDRVRKESGGATGDEIEEKREREKVRRGGNAKEAGSEVASPRKLPLTVTTVYLGGIPAGLRVSELKTALREREATPLRLTWQGAQHRAFLDYSDPQAADQALEALQDLSVNGHSLRAEMAKSQQGGRRSNRRPRPSAPPAAPDSGTVETTEQ; the protein is encoded by the exons ATGGAGCCTGTTATAACTATAAATCCCG GAGCGTCGAAGCAGGACGTCCGTCAGAGAGTTTGGGACTACGTGGAGGAAAAGAACCTGGCGAACTTCCCCAGGCCTGTTCACGACAGGATCCCGAATTTCAaggcag CCTTCACGGCCTGTGGTCGGCTGTCTGAGCTGCAGGCGTTCACCCAGACATCTGAGGTGAAAGTGGATCCTGATAAACCTCTGGAGGGGGCCCGGCTGGCAGTGCTAGAG GCGCAGAAAACATTATTGGTTCCAACTCCTCGTCTTCGCACCGGCCTTTTCAATAAAATAGTTCCTCCCCAGGGAGCCAAGAAAGAGGAGCTCCGCATCTGTTCCTCCGCTCAG GGTGTGAAAGACTTCAGTGTGCCCGTCGGCCTCGATGCGAAGGTGAAGGTCGACCTGGTGGTGGTTGGCTCTGTGGCGGTGTCGGAGAAAG GTTTGCGTATAGGAAAAGGAGAGGGCTACGCTGACATGGAGTACGGCATGATGGCATCGATGGGAGCTGTGAATGACTCTACCGTGGTGGTTTCTATTGTGCACGACTGTCAG gtgGTCCACATTCCAGAGGAGTTAAAAGAGAGTCATGACCTGACTGTGGACTACATCCTGACGCCCACTAGAGTTATTAAAACAGATTGCGGGCACCCGAAACCACAGGGAATCACCTGGACAAAG CTGGACTCAGAAAAACTGGAGAAGATCCCCATCCTGAAGAAGCTCCGTGATCTGGAGGAGCAGGCCGGAAAGGATGTAACACTGGGGGCGAcgcctgctgcagcagaggccGGCCTCCCGACTGATCAACCCAGAATGCAAACCAGGCGGAGGCCGAGGCAGAGAGCACAGCAGGATCCTGAGGGGGGGTCCAAACTGGAGAAGAGATTACCTTCAGAACGTAAAGCCAGACAGCCCCCGGATAGAGTCAGGAAAGAAAGCGGGGGAGCTACAGGAGACGAAatagaagaaaagagagagagagaaaaggtgagACGAGGAGGGAACGCAAAGGAAGCTGGAAGTGAAGTCGCGTCTCCACGTAAGCTCCCTCTGACTGTGACCACGGTTTACCTGGGGGGCATCCCTGCTGGGCTGCGTGTAAGCGAGCTGAAAACCGCCCTCAGAGAGCGGGAGGCCACCCCGCTCAGGCTCACCTGGCAGGGGGCTCAGCACCGGGCCTTCCTGGACTACAGCGACCCTCAGGCTGCAGATCAGGCTCTGGAGGCTCTGCAGGATCTCAGCGTGAACGGCCACAGCCTGCGGGCTGAGATGGCCAAGAGCCAGCAAGGAGGTAGGAGGTCCAATAGGAGGCCGAGACCCTCGGCACCGCCGGCGGCGCCAGACAGCGGCACCGTTGAAACGACTGAGCAGTAG
- the mthfsd gene encoding methenyltetrahydrofolate synthase domain-containing protein isoform X1: MEPVITINPGASKQDVRQRVWDYVEEKNLANFPRPVHDRIPNFKDAIQACNRIAELQEFKSSQTVKVNPDKPQQQARFLTLEGAFTACGRLSELQAFTQTSEVKVDPDKPLEGARLAVLEAQKTLLVPTPRLRTGLFNKIVPPQGAKKEELRICSSAQGVKDFSVPVGLDAKVKVDLVVVGSVAVSEKGLRIGKGEGYADMEYGMMASMGAVNDSTVVVSIVHDCQVVHIPEELKESHDLTVDYILTPTRVIKTDCGHPKPQGITWTKLDSEKLEKIPILKKLRDLEEQAGKDVTLGATPAAAEAGLPTDQPRMQTRRRPRQRAQQDPEGGSKLEKRLPSERKARQPPDRVRKESGGATGDEIEEKREREKVRRGGNAKEAGSEVASPRKLPLTVTTVYLGGIPAGLRVSELKTALREREATPLRLTWQGAQHRAFLDYSDPQAADQALEALQDLSVNGHSLRAEMAKSQQGGRRSNRRPRPSAPPAAPDSGTVETTEQ, from the exons ATGGAGCCTGTTATAACTATAAATCCCG GAGCGTCGAAGCAGGACGTCCGTCAGAGAGTTTGGGACTACGTGGAGGAAAAGAACCTGGCGAACTTCCCCAGGCCTGTTCACGACAGGATCCCGAATTTCAag GATGCAATTCAAGCGTGCAACAGGattgcagagctgcaggaattCAAGTCCAGCCAGACAGTGAAAGTAAACCCGGACAAACCGCAGCAGCAGGCGCGTTTCCTCACTCTGGAA GGAGCCTTCACGGCCTGTGGTCGGCTGTCTGAGCTGCAGGCGTTCACCCAGACATCTGAGGTGAAAGTGGATCCTGATAAACCTCTGGAGGGGGCCCGGCTGGCAGTGCTAGAG GCGCAGAAAACATTATTGGTTCCAACTCCTCGTCTTCGCACCGGCCTTTTCAATAAAATAGTTCCTCCCCAGGGAGCCAAGAAAGAGGAGCTCCGCATCTGTTCCTCCGCTCAG GGTGTGAAAGACTTCAGTGTGCCCGTCGGCCTCGATGCGAAGGTGAAGGTCGACCTGGTGGTGGTTGGCTCTGTGGCGGTGTCGGAGAAAG GTTTGCGTATAGGAAAAGGAGAGGGCTACGCTGACATGGAGTACGGCATGATGGCATCGATGGGAGCTGTGAATGACTCTACCGTGGTGGTTTCTATTGTGCACGACTGTCAG gtgGTCCACATTCCAGAGGAGTTAAAAGAGAGTCATGACCTGACTGTGGACTACATCCTGACGCCCACTAGAGTTATTAAAACAGATTGCGGGCACCCGAAACCACAGGGAATCACCTGGACAAAG CTGGACTCAGAAAAACTGGAGAAGATCCCCATCCTGAAGAAGCTCCGTGATCTGGAGGAGCAGGCCGGAAAGGATGTAACACTGGGGGCGAcgcctgctgcagcagaggccGGCCTCCCGACTGATCAACCCAGAATGCAAACCAGGCGGAGGCCGAGGCAGAGAGCACAGCAGGATCCTGAGGGGGGGTCCAAACTGGAGAAGAGATTACCTTCAGAACGTAAAGCCAGACAGCCCCCGGATAGAGTCAGGAAAGAAAGCGGGGGAGCTACAGGAGACGAAatagaagaaaagagagagagagaaaaggtgagACGAGGAGGGAACGCAAAGGAAGCTGGAAGTGAAGTCGCGTCTCCACGTAAGCTCCCTCTGACTGTGACCACGGTTTACCTGGGGGGCATCCCTGCTGGGCTGCGTGTAAGCGAGCTGAAAACCGCCCTCAGAGAGCGGGAGGCCACCCCGCTCAGGCTCACCTGGCAGGGGGCTCAGCACCGGGCCTTCCTGGACTACAGCGACCCTCAGGCTGCAGATCAGGCTCTGGAGGCTCTGCAGGATCTCAGCGTGAACGGCCACAGCCTGCGGGCTGAGATGGCCAAGAGCCAGCAAGGAGGTAGGAGGTCCAATAGGAGGCCGAGACCCTCGGCACCGCCGGCGGCGCCAGACAGCGGCACCGTTGAAACGACTGAGCAGTAG